A part of Tessaracoccus timonensis genomic DNA contains:
- a CDS encoding Gfo/Idh/MocA family protein: protein MTEQVRLGIIGFGAQGGFYGSLVADGRVPNITVTAVCDIDEAKREAVAKVLPEAKFYDDHVAMLESGDVDAVVICVPHYLHPEMAIDAMERDLHVLVDKPAGVYTAQVEKMNEFAKSKPELTFAIMFNQRNNPLYQYVRELVASGELGALRRSNWIITTWWRPQGYYEQSEWRATWGGEGGGVLVNQAPHQLDLWQWICGVPKSVYAKASFGFRRNIAVEDEVTALVDYGEGATGTFVTATHDLVGTDRFEILLDGGKIVVDNSKTVTVTKLDKPERELSDQMTMDDVKQLFMGKLDPSTLYKQETKEFESPWGEQHAGVLVNFAANILDGTELIAPGADGINGVRLANAIHLSSWTGEEVPLEGTSERYLEELNKRIREEGKFPEREV from the coding sequence GCAGGTTCGGCTCGGCATCATCGGCTTCGGCGCACAGGGCGGCTTCTACGGCTCGCTCGTCGCCGACGGCAGGGTGCCGAACATCACGGTCACAGCAGTGTGCGACATCGACGAGGCCAAGCGGGAAGCGGTCGCCAAGGTGCTGCCGGAGGCGAAGTTCTACGACGACCACGTCGCGATGCTCGAGAGCGGTGACGTGGACGCGGTCGTGATCTGCGTCCCCCACTACCTGCACCCCGAGATGGCGATCGACGCCATGGAGCGCGACCTCCACGTCCTCGTGGACAAGCCGGCCGGCGTGTACACCGCCCAGGTCGAGAAGATGAACGAGTTCGCGAAGTCGAAGCCCGAGCTGACGTTCGCGATCATGTTCAACCAGCGCAACAACCCGCTCTACCAGTACGTCCGCGAGCTGGTCGCGTCCGGTGAGCTCGGCGCGCTGCGGCGCAGCAACTGGATCATCACCACCTGGTGGCGCCCGCAGGGCTACTACGAGCAGAGCGAATGGCGCGCCACCTGGGGCGGCGAGGGCGGCGGTGTGCTCGTCAACCAGGCCCCCCACCAGCTCGACCTGTGGCAGTGGATCTGCGGCGTGCCGAAGTCGGTCTATGCCAAGGCCTCCTTCGGGTTCCGCCGCAACATCGCGGTGGAGGACGAGGTGACGGCGCTCGTCGACTACGGCGAGGGCGCGACGGGCACCTTCGTCACCGCCACGCACGACCTGGTGGGCACCGACCGCTTCGAGATCCTCCTCGACGGCGGCAAGATCGTCGTCGACAACAGCAAGACCGTCACCGTCACCAAGCTGGACAAGCCCGAGCGCGAGCTGTCCGACCAGATGACGATGGACGACGTGAAGCAGCTGTTCATGGGCAAGCTGGACCCGAGCACGCTGTACAAGCAGGAGACCAAGGAGTTCGAGTCGCCCTGGGGCGAGCAGCACGCCGGCGTCCTCGTGAACTTCGCGGCGAACATCCTCGACGGCACGGAGCTCATCGCGCCCGGCGCCGACGGCATCAACGGCGTGCGCCTGGCCAACGCCATCCACCTGTCCAGCTGGACGGGCGAGGAGGTGCCGCTCGAGGGCACCTCGGAGCGCTACCTAGAGGAGCTCAACAAGCGCATCCGCGAAGAGGGCAAGTTCCCCGAGCGCGAGGTTTGA
- a CDS encoding Gfo/Idh/MocA family protein, with protein sequence MQTYRAAVVGCGDISVVHLAALRKLELAELVAVCDVTPAAREAAATAHGVPGYASVEELLANEQVDVVHVCTPHDQHAPVIIACLEAGVNVLTEKPLAESLASADRVIAAEAASTAKLGVCFQTRYNAPVRIARERLRSGEFGPIRGGAGTVMWTRTPEYYASKPWRGTWAGSGGGLLMNQAIHTVDLLQWLIGPVERVDGAAHTRALAGSIEVEDTADMLLTHAGGATSIFYATNAHTINDSVLVEVVTDTAVLRIGEDLTIAHTDGRTERITPAPASSDGRDYWGTSHEDLIRDFYSQLGSDEGFWISADEARRSLEIIADVYDQSYPERTQPKEQ encoded by the coding sequence GTGCAGACGTATCGAGCGGCCGTCGTGGGTTGCGGAGACATATCGGTGGTCCACTTGGCCGCCCTGCGGAAGCTGGAGCTGGCGGAACTGGTCGCGGTGTGCGACGTGACCCCCGCCGCCCGTGAAGCCGCGGCAACCGCGCACGGCGTGCCCGGGTACGCCTCTGTGGAGGAACTCCTCGCGAACGAGCAGGTCGACGTCGTCCACGTCTGCACCCCGCACGACCAGCATGCACCCGTCATCATCGCCTGCCTCGAGGCAGGCGTGAACGTCCTCACCGAGAAGCCGCTGGCGGAGTCGCTCGCATCCGCGGACCGGGTCATCGCCGCAGAGGCGGCGAGCACGGCGAAGCTCGGCGTCTGCTTCCAGACCCGCTACAACGCCCCGGTGCGCATCGCGCGCGAGCGGTTGCGGTCCGGCGAGTTCGGCCCGATCCGCGGCGGGGCCGGCACGGTCATGTGGACCCGCACCCCCGAGTACTACGCGAGCAAGCCGTGGCGCGGCACTTGGGCGGGCAGCGGCGGCGGCCTCCTCATGAACCAGGCCATCCACACCGTCGACCTCCTCCAGTGGCTCATCGGCCCGGTGGAGCGCGTCGACGGGGCCGCCCACACCCGGGCGCTCGCCGGGAGCATCGAGGTCGAGGACACCGCGGACATGCTCCTCACCCACGCCGGCGGCGCGACGAGCATCTTCTACGCGACCAACGCCCACACCATCAACGACTCCGTCCTGGTGGAGGTCGTCACCGACACCGCCGTCCTCCGCATCGGCGAGGACCTGACCATCGCCCACACCGACGGGCGGACCGAGCGGATCACCCCGGCCCCCGCCTCCAGCGACGGTCGCGACTACTGGGGAACCTCCCACGAGGACCTCATCCGCGACTTCTACAGCCAGCTCGGCAGCGACGAGGGCTTCTGGATCAGCGCCGACGAGGCGCGCAGGAGCCTGGAGATCATCGCCGACGTCTACGACCAGAGTTACCCCGAGAGAACCCAACCGAAGGAGCAGTAA
- a CDS encoding sugar phosphate isomerase/epimerase, with protein MARIGLQVMTVREEFTRLGTYEALKQIAEIGFRNLELSQVSMAPENVAEMERAKGDLGLEFSAISAPLDAPEGADSLSGTMNKIISDAKRLGAPFVRIGMMAPEAMRSRETIVDYSKRADEAAKRLADEGITLCYHNHHVEFARIDGQFILDLIRETAPNLRYEIDLHWVHRGGLEPIRFLKQYDGVVDLVHLKDYRIGLLGDEAFEAYDKKDIGAFMQHFLGVVQFAEVGEGNLDFPAMIAAAEEVGAKHLYVEQDATYGRAPFEALQLSHDNLVKMGFQDKF; from the coding sequence ATGGCGAGAATCGGCCTGCAGGTCATGACGGTGCGCGAGGAGTTCACCCGCCTCGGCACCTACGAAGCGCTCAAGCAGATCGCGGAGATCGGCTTCAGGAACCTCGAGCTGTCGCAGGTCTCCATGGCTCCCGAAAACGTCGCCGAGATGGAGCGCGCGAAGGGTGACCTGGGGCTCGAGTTCTCTGCGATCTCGGCACCGCTCGACGCCCCGGAGGGTGCCGACTCCCTCAGCGGCACGATGAACAAGATCATCTCCGACGCCAAGCGCCTGGGCGCCCCGTTCGTCCGGATCGGCATGATGGCACCCGAGGCCATGCGCTCCCGCGAGACCATCGTCGACTACTCGAAGCGCGCCGACGAGGCAGCGAAGCGGCTGGCGGACGAGGGCATCACGCTCTGCTACCACAACCACCACGTCGAGTTCGCCCGCATCGACGGGCAGTTCATCCTCGACCTGATCCGCGAGACGGCGCCCAACCTGCGCTACGAGATCGACCTCCACTGGGTGCACCGCGGCGGGCTCGAGCCCATCCGCTTCCTGAAGCAGTACGACGGCGTCGTGGACCTCGTCCACCTCAAGGACTACCGCATCGGGCTGCTCGGCGACGAGGCGTTCGAGGCCTACGACAAGAAGGACATCGGTGCGTTCATGCAGCACTTCCTCGGCGTGGTCCAGTTCGCCGAGGTGGGCGAGGGCAACCTCGACTTCCCGGCGATGATCGCCGCGGCCGAGGAGGTCGGCGCGAAGCACCTCTACGTGGAGCAGGACGCGACGTACGGCCGCGCCCCGTTCGAGGCGCTGCAGCTCTCCCACGACAACCTCGTGAAGATGGGCTTCCAGGACAAGTTCTGA
- a CDS encoding sugar kinase, with protein sequence MQLHEDAQWALVTPTSMGVRITPENRQPVHYSDHFLMQATSAESNVASVASHLGLPVKVLTNFVEGSPISAFIKANLRARGMTYEGPDVPQGDAWGYRHQFNIADSGYGGRGPRVWNDRAGEVGRTLKGEDFDLDKLFGDEGVKILHLSGLIAALSPETSKFCVEVARKAKEHGTRISFDLNYRATFWKGREEELSAAFREIASLCDVLYGNEEDFQLCLGIQGPEAGGKDIAEEIESFKQMIGRIQEQYPDAQYIGTSLREVVSANQHKWGMILWGEGEFNVAELRDIDVIDRIGGGDGSIGGVLYGILKGWAPEKCMQFGWATGALAATSIYDYGAPADEDQVWSIWSGNARVKR encoded by the coding sequence ATGCAGTTGCACGAAGACGCACAGTGGGCGCTCGTCACGCCGACGTCCATGGGCGTGCGGATCACGCCCGAGAACCGCCAGCCGGTGCACTACTCGGACCACTTCCTGATGCAGGCCACCTCGGCCGAGTCGAACGTCGCCTCGGTGGCGTCGCACCTCGGCCTGCCGGTGAAGGTGCTCACGAACTTCGTCGAGGGCTCGCCGATCTCGGCGTTCATCAAGGCGAACCTCCGTGCGCGGGGCATGACCTACGAGGGTCCCGACGTGCCGCAGGGCGACGCCTGGGGCTACCGCCACCAGTTCAACATCGCCGACTCCGGCTACGGTGGCCGCGGCCCCCGCGTGTGGAACGACCGCGCCGGCGAGGTCGGCCGGACCCTGAAGGGGGAGGACTTCGACCTCGACAAGCTGTTCGGCGACGAGGGCGTGAAGATCCTGCACCTGTCCGGCCTGATCGCCGCCCTGTCCCCCGAGACGTCGAAGTTCTGCGTCGAGGTGGCCCGCAAGGCCAAGGAGCACGGCACGCGGATCAGCTTCGACCTCAACTACCGCGCCACCTTCTGGAAGGGCCGCGAGGAGGAGCTGTCCGCCGCGTTCCGCGAGATCGCGAGCCTCTGCGACGTGCTGTACGGCAACGAGGAGGACTTCCAGCTCTGTCTGGGAATCCAGGGCCCCGAGGCCGGCGGCAAGGACATCGCCGAGGAGATCGAGTCGTTCAAGCAGATGATCGGCCGCATCCAGGAGCAGTACCCGGACGCGCAGTACATCGGCACCTCGCTGCGTGAGGTTGTCTCGGCCAACCAGCACAAGTGGGGCATGATCCTGTGGGGCGAGGGCGAGTTCAACGTCGCCGAGCTCCGCGACATCGACGTCATCGACCGCATCGGCGGCGGCGACGGCTCCATCGGCGGCGTGCTGTACGGCATCCTCAAGGGCTGGGCGCCCGAGAAGTGCATGCAGTTCGGCTGGGCCACCGGCGCGCTGGCGGCCACCAGCATCTACGACTACGGCGCACCGGCCGACGAGGACCAGGTCTGGTCCATCTGGTCGGGCAACGCCCGCGTCAAGCGCTGA
- a CDS encoding lactate racemase domain-containing protein, with translation MTSLYPGIDEAARIGGPDQVLTHDQIRAFVLEQLRAYDFDGKRVTFVVPDGTRHAPVDVVAKIVHEALGDRPADVRVVIALGTHDYMNDAAIGKLMGCEPGRFEETYPGWEIHNHDWRNEETFANLGTIPAPRIGELTGGRLTDRDMTVLVNKMVVDTDISLILGPVLPHEVVGISGGNKYFFPGLSGHDVIDMSHWVGALITSFEMIGSIGITPVRQMIDAAAELIPSTKLLLGMIVKPGSDDLQFMAFGDSRAAWEACAEVSSQVHVKYVPKAYKRVVSIIPEMYEDMWTGAKGFYKLEPVVADGGELIIYAPHIEQVSVMHPGIEEIGYHNRQYFVGQWERFKDHPWGELAHSTHLRGLGDYDPGTGVETNRVTVTLATGIPRDVVERISLNYLDPRDVDLAAFEADPDTLVVPHAGELLHRTEAQRGKLPA, from the coding sequence ATGACCAGCCTTTACCCCGGAATCGACGAGGCCGCCCGCATCGGCGGGCCCGATCAGGTCCTCACCCACGACCAGATCCGCGCGTTCGTCCTCGAGCAGCTGCGCGCCTACGACTTCGACGGGAAGCGCGTGACGTTCGTCGTTCCCGACGGAACCCGTCACGCCCCGGTCGACGTGGTGGCGAAGATCGTCCACGAGGCGCTGGGCGACCGCCCGGCCGACGTGCGCGTCGTGATCGCCCTGGGCACCCACGACTACATGAACGACGCCGCCATCGGGAAGCTCATGGGTTGCGAGCCCGGCCGCTTCGAGGAGACCTACCCCGGCTGGGAGATCCACAACCACGACTGGCGCAACGAGGAGACGTTCGCCAACCTCGGCACCATCCCGGCGCCCCGCATCGGCGAGCTCACCGGCGGCCGCCTGACGGACCGGGACATGACCGTGCTGGTCAACAAGATGGTGGTCGACACGGACATCTCGCTCATCCTCGGCCCGGTGCTGCCGCACGAGGTCGTCGGGATCTCCGGCGGCAACAAGTACTTCTTCCCCGGCCTCTCCGGCCACGACGTGATCGACATGTCGCACTGGGTGGGCGCGCTCATCACGAGCTTCGAGATGATCGGCAGCATCGGCATCACCCCTGTGCGGCAGATGATCGACGCGGCGGCCGAGCTGATCCCGTCGACGAAGCTGCTGCTCGGCATGATCGTGAAGCCGGGCAGCGACGACCTGCAGTTCATGGCGTTCGGCGACTCGCGCGCCGCGTGGGAGGCGTGCGCCGAGGTCTCCAGCCAGGTGCACGTGAAGTACGTGCCCAAGGCGTACAAGCGCGTCGTCTCGATCATCCCGGAGATGTACGAGGACATGTGGACCGGCGCCAAGGGCTTCTACAAACTCGAGCCGGTCGTCGCCGACGGCGGCGAGCTCATCATCTACGCGCCGCACATCGAGCAGGTCTCCGTCATGCACCCGGGCATCGAGGAGATCGGCTACCACAACCGCCAGTACTTCGTCGGGCAGTGGGAGCGGTTCAAGGACCACCCCTGGGGCGAGCTCGCGCACTCGACGCACCTCCGCGGCCTGGGCGACTACGACCCCGGGACGGGTGTCGAGACCAACCGCGTCACCGTGACGCTCGCGACGGGGATCCCGCGCGACGTCGTCGAGCGCATCAGCCTGAACTACCTCGATCCCCGCGACGTGGACCTCGCGGCCTTCGAGGCGGACCCGGACACGCTCGTCGTCCCGCACGCCGGCGAGCTGCTGCACCGCACCGAGGCGCAGCGCGGGAAGCTCCCCGCCTGA
- a CDS encoding MFS transporter encodes MTTTLSAYKGKLSTRPFGMRDKLGYMFGDFGNDFTFILQSAFFMLFFTNVVGINPAHVGLLLIGARVLDGFTDVGMGIIVDRLPVKEGQYKFKRWIKYIAIPVAVASALMYMSFVADFDSYALKVTWMVATYLLWGSICYTAINIPYGSMASVVSGNPDDRAQLSVFRSTGATLANLAIMAIMPLVVYTANTDGVSVLSGPRMTMAAVVCSILAVVCYAVCYALVEERVPSSVKGKAEGGQSIGKMLSTVFTNKALLGLIAAALILLLTFMFLGGILGYLFLNYFGDGTWQSPASIAGIAPSLVLIFISPWLAKRFGKAEVGIVAMFVGGATLLAAYFLKIENPAVWIVFYAITMLAIQVFNFLIWALITDVIDYQEVRTGSRDDGTVYAVYSWARKLGQALAGGLIGFALGAVGFDAAVAAAGEAQAESVQEGIYMLANLLPGIGAILVALALLFLYPLKKNKVAENVRILEERRVAAGLVPGQDAR; translated from the coding sequence ATGACCACCACACTCAGCGCATACAAGGGGAAGCTCAGCACTCGCCCCTTCGGCATGCGCGACAAACTGGGCTACATGTTCGGTGATTTCGGCAACGACTTCACCTTCATCCTCCAGTCCGCATTCTTCATGCTGTTCTTCACCAACGTGGTGGGGATCAACCCGGCCCACGTGGGCCTCCTCCTGATCGGCGCCCGCGTGCTCGACGGCTTCACCGACGTCGGCATGGGCATCATCGTCGACCGTCTCCCCGTGAAGGAGGGGCAGTACAAGTTCAAGCGCTGGATCAAGTACATCGCCATCCCGGTGGCCGTGGCCTCGGCTCTCATGTACATGTCCTTCGTCGCCGACTTCGACTCGTACGCGCTGAAGGTGACCTGGATGGTCGCCACCTACCTGCTGTGGGGCTCGATCTGCTACACCGCCATCAACATCCCCTACGGGTCCATGGCCTCCGTGGTCTCCGGCAACCCCGACGACCGCGCCCAGCTGTCCGTGTTCCGGTCCACCGGCGCGACCCTCGCCAACCTGGCGATCATGGCGATCATGCCGCTGGTCGTCTACACGGCGAACACCGACGGCGTCTCGGTGCTGTCCGGCCCGCGCATGACGATGGCCGCCGTCGTCTGCTCGATCCTCGCAGTCGTCTGCTACGCGGTCTGCTACGCCCTCGTCGAGGAGCGTGTCCCGTCGTCCGTCAAGGGCAAGGCCGAGGGCGGCCAGAGCATCGGCAAGATGCTCAGCACCGTGTTCACCAACAAGGCACTGCTCGGCCTCATCGCCGCGGCGCTGATCCTGCTGCTGACCTTCATGTTCCTGGGCGGCATCCTCGGCTACCTGTTCCTGAACTACTTCGGTGACGGCACTTGGCAGTCGCCGGCCTCGATCGCAGGCATCGCCCCCTCGCTGGTCCTGATCTTCATCTCGCCCTGGCTCGCCAAGCGCTTCGGCAAGGCCGAGGTCGGCATCGTCGCGATGTTCGTCGGCGGGGCGACCCTGCTCGCGGCGTACTTCCTCAAGATCGAGAACCCGGCCGTCTGGATCGTCTTCTACGCCATCACGATGCTCGCCATCCAGGTCTTCAACTTCCTGATCTGGGCGCTCATCACCGACGTCATCGACTACCAGGAGGTCCGCACCGGCTCCCGCGACGATGGCACCGTCTACGCCGTCTACTCGTGGGCCCGCAAGCTGGGGCAGGCCCTCGCCGGTGGCCTCATCGGCTTCGCGCTCGGCGCTGTCGGCTTCGACGCGGCGGTGGCGGCGGCGGGCGAGGCGCAGGCGGAGTCGGTCCAGGAGGGCATCTACATGCTCGCCAACCTGCTCCCCGGCATCGGCGCGATCCTCGTCGCACTGGCCCTGCTCTTCCTCTACCCGCTGAAGAAGAACAAGGTCGCCGAGAACGTGCGCATCCTCGAGGAGCGCCGCGTCGCCGCCGGCCTCGTCCCCGGCCAGGACGCCAGGTAG